Proteins from a genomic interval of Fusobacteriaceae bacterium:
- a CDS encoding ATP-binding cassette domain-containing protein, whose product MERRFILQMKGITKLFPGVRALDDVTLEVLEGDIHAICGENGAGKSTLMKILSGVYPHGSYEGQIFYNGRDMAFKDIKESEKAGIAIIHQELTNIPELSITENIFLGNETLRGGLIDWDAQRRKTEELLARVRLDIDPATPIKNLGVGQQQLVEIAKALSKNVRLLILDEPTSALNETDAANLFTLMRDLKSRNITCIMISHKLNEIAAVADAVTVIRDGRTVETFYVGPGGLDENKLIRAMVGRSLENRFPTHESKPGDVIFEVSGWRVEDPNIPGRLICKDSSFFVRAGEIVGFAGLMGAGRTELMRSLFGKNFGICHGGSVKIRGREVKLENVDAAIREGLAYVPEDRKTLGLNLLDTIRKTFVAANLRGILRGPLLDLDREYQVAEHYRETLGVRTKSVDNGVVTLSGGNQQKVVLGKWMFTEPEVLILDEPTRGIDVGAKYEIYKLIHQLADQGKAVIFVSSELPELLGVSDRIYTVCEGAITGVLDVGEADQEKLMRMMTDTGNPLAKAGPAKGEALHG is encoded by the coding sequence GAACGGCGCTTTATCCTGCAGATGAAAGGGATCACCAAATTGTTTCCCGGCGTACGGGCCCTGGACGACGTGACCCTTGAGGTCCTCGAGGGCGATATTCACGCCATTTGCGGAGAAAACGGCGCGGGAAAATCCACGTTGATGAAGATCCTTTCGGGCGTCTATCCCCACGGCTCCTACGAGGGACAGATCTTCTACAACGGCCGGGATATGGCCTTCAAAGACATCAAAGAATCGGAAAAGGCGGGGATCGCCATTATTCATCAAGAACTGACCAATATCCCCGAGCTTTCCATTACCGAAAACATCTTTCTCGGCAACGAGACCCTGCGGGGAGGGCTCATCGACTGGGACGCCCAGCGGCGAAAGACCGAAGAGCTCCTGGCCCGGGTGCGCCTCGATATCGATCCCGCAACGCCCATCAAAAACCTTGGCGTAGGCCAGCAGCAGCTGGTCGAGATCGCCAAGGCCCTTTCGAAAAACGTCCGCCTCTTGATCCTTGACGAACCGACGTCGGCTCTGAACGAAACCGACGCGGCCAATCTCTTTACGCTGATGCGGGACCTCAAAAGCCGCAACATCACCTGCATTATGATCTCCCACAAATTGAATGAAATCGCGGCCGTCGCTGACGCCGTCACCGTTATCCGGGACGGGCGAACCGTCGAGACTTTTTACGTGGGGCCCGGGGGCCTCGACGAGAATAAATTGATCCGGGCCATGGTGGGCCGGTCCTTGGAGAACCGTTTTCCGACCCACGAGTCAAAGCCCGGCGACGTGATCTTTGAAGTCTCGGGCTGGCGGGTGGAGGATCCCAATATCCCGGGACGCCTGATCTGCAAGGATTCGAGCTTTTTCGTGCGGGCGGGGGAAATCGTCGGCTTCGCCGGTCTTATGGGGGCGGGGCGCACGGAGCTCATGCGCTCTCTGTTCGGGAAGAATTTCGGGATCTGCCACGGGGGGAGCGTCAAGATCCGGGGGCGCGAGGTAAAGCTCGAAAATGTCGATGCCGCCATCCGGGAAGGGCTCGCCTATGTGCCCGAGGACCGGAAGACCCTGGGCTTGAATCTTCTTGACACCATTCGCAAGACCTTTGTGGCGGCAAATCTCCGGGGGATCCTGCGGGGGCCGCTCTTAGACCTCGACCGGGAATACCAGGTGGCCGAGCATTACCGGGAGACGCTGGGCGTCAGGACCAAAAGCGTCGATAACGGGGTCGTTACCCTCTCGGGGGGCAATCAACAGAAAGTGGTCTTGGGCAAATGGATGTTCACGGAGCCCGAGGTACTCATCCTCGACGAACCCACCCGGGGCATAGACGTCGGGGCCAAATACGAAATCTACAAGCTGATCCATCAGCTGGCGGATCAGGGTAAGGCCGTCATCTTCGTGTCCTCGGAGCTGCCGGAGCTGCTCGGCGTATCGGACAGGATTTATACGGTCTGCGAGGGGGCGATCACAGGCGTTCTGGATGTCGGGGAGGCCGATCAGGAAAAGCTCATGCGGATGATGACGGATACGGGAAACCCGCTCGCCAAGGCGGGTCCGGCAAAGGGGGAGGCGCTACATGGATAA
- a CDS encoding sugar ABC transporter permease: MDKVKRIFGGRIRQYSMVVALVALVVIFNIASGGRMVTSSNFQNLISGNSYVLVLAIGMLMVIVIGQIDLSVGSVAGFSGMVMALAARDLHWPWWCAVLLSLAIGAAAGAWQGFWLAQVGIPGFITTLGGMMIFRGGVIWLSRSISVPAPSQLKMFGAGYLPDFGRNITGMNNSTLALGVLAILSFALSQLRRRRRAAVLSGKTEELWPVVVRILLVAVVIAYLTWIFGTGRPGTSFPVPGLILAVLVVIYHTITQRTRFGRHIYAVGGNKTSAALSGVNIKKTYFLTMLNMSLLAALAGIMFVGRSTAAGPSDGTGWEMDAIAAVYIGGAAVSGGVGTVFATMIGGLTMAVLNSGLMLMGVGADRTQVIKGFVLLAAVALDVFNKSQGRPSIIGRLFPAKEKPAPETHESGAKT; the protein is encoded by the coding sequence ATGGATAAAGTCAAACGGATTTTCGGCGGCAGGATCAGGCAATACAGCATGGTCGTGGCTCTCGTGGCCCTTGTCGTCATCTTCAATATCGCGTCGGGCGGAAGGATGGTCACCTCATCCAATTTCCAAAACCTGATCTCGGGCAATTCCTATGTATTGGTTTTGGCCATCGGCATGCTGATGGTCATCGTAATCGGGCAGATTGATCTTTCCGTGGGATCCGTGGCGGGATTCTCCGGCATGGTCATGGCATTGGCGGCCCGGGATCTGCACTGGCCCTGGTGGTGCGCGGTGTTATTGAGCCTCGCCATAGGGGCCGCGGCCGGAGCCTGGCAGGGCTTCTGGCTCGCGCAGGTGGGCATTCCCGGCTTTATTACGACCCTGGGCGGCATGATGATCTTCCGGGGCGGCGTCATCTGGCTTTCGCGCTCGATTTCGGTCCCCGCCCCTTCGCAACTCAAGATGTTTGGCGCGGGCTATCTGCCCGATTTCGGGCGGAATATCACCGGCATGAACAATTCCACGCTGGCTCTTGGCGTTCTGGCCATTTTGTCCTTCGCGCTCTCGCAGCTGCGCAGACGGCGGCGGGCAGCGGTCTTGAGCGGCAAGACCGAAGAACTCTGGCCCGTGGTGGTGCGGATCTTGCTCGTTGCCGTCGTCATCGCCTACCTGACCTGGATATTCGGGACCGGGCGTCCCGGCACGTCCTTTCCGGTACCGGGATTGATTTTGGCCGTGCTCGTCGTCATCTACCACACGATCACGCAACGGACCCGCTTCGGGCGGCATATTTACGCCGTTGGCGGCAACAAGACCTCGGCGGCCCTTTCGGGCGTCAACATCAAAAAAACCTATTTTCTCACGATGCTCAATATGTCCCTGCTGGCGGCTCTCGCGGGCATTATGTTCGTGGGGCGCTCAACGGCCGCCGGTCCCTCCGACGGGACCGGCTGGGAAATGGACGCCATAGCGGCGGTCTATATCGGCGGCGCGGCCGTATCGGGAGGCGTAGGGACCGTATTTGCCACGATGATCGGCGGGCTCACGATGGCGGTTTTGAATTCGGGGCTTATGCTGATGGGCGTCGGCGCCGACCGCACCCAGGTCATCAAGGGCTTTGTGCTTTTGGCGGCCGTAGCCCTCGACGTCTTCAACAAGAGCCAGGGCCGTCCTTCGATTATCGGCAGGCTTTTCCCGGCAAAGGAAAAACCCGCGCCCGAAACGCATGAATCCGGGGCAAAAACCTAG
- a CDS encoding sugar-binding protein yields MNRKKLSWWSSALIVAALALTGFGKTVAAAEGFPADAAIGVALPWIGTQNWAEADEMFKTELKKAGFKPIVQHADNKVPQQQQQIESMIQNGVKVLVVGPIDGSQLGAVLEEAKAEGIYVVGYDRLLENTTAVDGVVQFGSVKTGELQGQALLDGLAKLKGKGPYNIELFGGGPADPNAPNFFKGAMKILQPKIDDGTLKIVSGQKEFTQCATLDWDNSKAQARMDSLLSGFYADKEIHGVLSPNDGIARAIITASEQAGQKIPVVSGLDAENETVKWIWEGRQYSTVAKPTDVLVGKTIEIIKSLQAGKGMPAPDTTTPNGKKDVGLYELAPLVVTKENEKEAFANDPGRLELLK; encoded by the coding sequence ATGAACAGGAAAAAGCTATCTTGGTGGTCATCGGCGCTGATTGTGGCGGCGCTGGCCCTGACCGGCTTCGGAAAGACCGTCGCGGCCGCGGAGGGATTTCCCGCCGACGCCGCCATCGGCGTGGCGCTGCCCTGGATCGGCACCCAGAACTGGGCCGAGGCCGATGAGATGTTTAAAACCGAGCTCAAAAAAGCCGGGTTCAAGCCCATCGTGCAGCACGCCGACAACAAAGTGCCCCAGCAGCAACAGCAGATCGAGTCCATGATCCAGAACGGCGTCAAGGTCCTCGTCGTCGGTCCCATTGACGGATCCCAGCTGGGCGCGGTATTGGAAGAAGCCAAGGCCGAAGGCATCTATGTCGTAGGCTATGACCGACTTCTGGAAAACACGACGGCCGTCGACGGCGTCGTACAGTTCGGCAGCGTCAAGACCGGGGAATTGCAGGGTCAGGCCCTTCTTGACGGGCTCGCGAAGCTGAAGGGCAAAGGTCCCTACAACATCGAACTCTTCGGCGGCGGTCCCGCCGACCCCAACGCGCCCAATTTCTTCAAGGGCGCCATGAAGATCCTGCAGCCCAAGATCGACGACGGCACGCTGAAGATCGTTTCGGGCCAGAAGGAGTTCACCCAGTGCGCGACGCTGGACTGGGACAATTCCAAGGCCCAGGCCCGCATGGATTCCCTGCTTTCGGGCTTTTACGCCGACAAGGAAATCCACGGCGTGCTCTCCCCCAACGACGGCATCGCCCGGGCCATCATCACGGCTTCGGAGCAGGCCGGACAAAAGATACCCGTCGTTTCCGGGCTTGACGCCGAGAACGAGACCGTCAAATGGATCTGGGAAGGCCGGCAGTATTCGACCGTGGCCAAACCCACCGACGTCCTGGTAGGAAAAACCATCGAGATCATCAAGTCTCTGCAGGCCGGAAAGGGCATGCCCGCCCCCGATACCACGACGCCCAACGGCAAGAAAGACGTGGGTCTCTATGAACTGGCGCCCCTGGTGGTGACAAAGGAAAACGAAAAAGAAGCCTTCGCCAACGATCCCGGCCGTCTCGAGCTCCTGAAGTAG
- the polA gene encoding DNA polymerase I, with the protein MERLILLDTSAMMYRAYYANMHFFTRTEPTGAVYGFTNTLLSVINTFSPDYMAAAFDVKRSELRRTQLYEFYKDQREAVPEDLLLQIPRIEETLDCFGIKRCKVKGYEADDVMGTLAARFAAEDLEVVVVTGDKDLAQILAPNIKIALLGRGEGGDRFKLIETYADVVAYLGVGPDKIPDLFGLIGDATDGIPGVRKIGPKKAIPLLERFGTIEGVYENLDKLTEIPGIGKSLVENIKEDRETAFLSRTLATIDKEAPVKAKLTDLAWGIDRDNLYKLFKKLEFKGLIKKLKLDEGEEAPRLFEEKGDAEAKAEMPAPEAVNRGAQGEAPVNPVPERVVIPERALNFLLADTDEAFSALKEDAAKATEIACFVTAAGLALSTPEKDWYIPLGHLSLLHKNYDEETVRGWFSTLEANIVSWNAKLLWNRGFSIKKLSLDLMIGWHLLTSSSKEDMDLPIEKLKETELRSYADTFGKEDPVKLAPADYGLYLAERSKGLLEISGAMISELQEKGLYDVLCTIEQPLIRVLSAMERTGIAIDPGYFAAYGKELGQAVDAAQERIYGLAMGSFNLNSPKQLAEVLFLKLNIPPVKKTKTGLSTDVDVLEDLSRQGYEIAEALLEYRKLSKLKSTYVDPLPAMADGENRIHTTFNQIGTATGRLSSQNPNLQNIPVRSEEGIRIREGFVAGPGKRFLGIDYSQIELRVLGEMSGDANLIEAYRNGEDLHARTAARLFAAPGETVTREQRAMAKTINFSIIYGKTPFGLSRELNITPREAGDYIEKYFAEYPAVKDFERRIIKGAEQKGWTETWFKRRRYIDGINSANRNIKNQAERMAVNSVIQGTAAEIIKKAMCGIWALIRDCDDIRLLLQVHDELIFEIDEDRVDYWQPRIEEIMRTCVTFTRVPLEVNSKAGPDWAKIK; encoded by the coding sequence ATGGAGCGTTTGATTCTGCTGGATACCAGCGCGATGATGTACCGGGCCTATTACGCCAACATGCACTTTTTTACGAGAACGGAGCCCACGGGCGCCGTCTATGGATTTACCAACACGCTCCTTTCCGTGATCAACACGTTTTCCCCCGACTATATGGCGGCGGCCTTTGACGTCAAGCGTTCGGAACTCAGGCGCACGCAGCTCTACGAGTTTTACAAGGACCAGCGGGAAGCGGTCCCCGAAGATCTGCTGCTGCAGATCCCGAGGATAGAGGAGACCCTCGACTGCTTCGGGATCAAGCGCTGCAAGGTCAAGGGCTACGAGGCCGACGACGTCATGGGGACGCTGGCGGCGCGCTTTGCCGCGGAGGATCTCGAGGTCGTCGTCGTGACCGGCGACAAGGATCTGGCCCAGATTCTGGCCCCCAACATCAAGATTGCCCTTTTGGGGAGGGGCGAGGGCGGCGATCGTTTCAAGCTTATCGAAACGTACGCCGACGTCGTGGCCTACCTCGGCGTGGGTCCCGACAAGATTCCCGATCTCTTCGGGCTCATCGGAGACGCCACCGACGGCATCCCGGGCGTGAGAAAAATCGGTCCCAAGAAGGCCATTCCGCTTTTGGAGCGCTTCGGGACCATCGAGGGAGTCTATGAAAACCTCGACAAGCTGACGGAAATCCCCGGCATCGGGAAATCTCTTGTCGAAAATATCAAAGAGGACAGGGAAACGGCTTTTCTCTCCCGGACGCTGGCCACCATCGACAAGGAAGCCCCGGTCAAGGCCAAACTGACGGATCTCGCCTGGGGCATAGATCGCGACAATCTCTATAAACTTTTCAAAAAGTTAGAGTTTAAGGGCCTTATCAAAAAGCTCAAACTGGACGAAGGGGAGGAAGCCCCCCGGCTTTTCGAGGAAAAGGGGGACGCCGAAGCGAAGGCCGAAATGCCCGCGCCGGAAGCGGTAAATAGGGGCGCGCAAGGAGAGGCCCCGGTCAATCCTGTCCCGGAACGGGTCGTCATTCCCGAACGGGCGCTGAATTTTCTCCTTGCGGATACAGACGAGGCCTTTTCGGCTCTGAAAGAGGACGCGGCCAAAGCCACGGAAATCGCTTGCTTTGTGACGGCGGCGGGCCTTGCCCTCTCGACCCCTGAGAAGGACTGGTATATTCCCCTGGGGCATTTGTCTCTCCTCCACAAAAATTACGACGAAGAAACGGTCCGGGGCTGGTTTTCGACCCTCGAAGCGAATATCGTCTCCTGGAACGCGAAACTTCTCTGGAACCGTGGATTTTCCATAAAAAAGCTCAGCCTCGATCTCATGATCGGCTGGCATCTCTTGACCTCCTCCTCCAAAGAGGACATGGATCTGCCGATTGAAAAACTCAAAGAGACGGAGCTTCGCTCCTACGCCGATACCTTCGGCAAAGAGGACCCCGTAAAGCTCGCTCCCGCCGATTACGGCCTCTATCTGGCCGAGCGGTCCAAGGGCCTCTTGGAGATCTCCGGGGCCATGATTTCGGAACTGCAAGAAAAGGGCCTTTACGATGTGCTCTGTACGATCGAGCAGCCGCTGATCCGGGTACTCTCAGCCATGGAAAGAACGGGGATCGCCATTGATCCCGGATATTTCGCGGCTTACGGCAAAGAGCTGGGACAGGCCGTGGACGCGGCCCAGGAACGGATTTACGGTCTCGCCATGGGGAGCTTCAATCTCAATTCCCCCAAGCAGCTGGCCGAGGTACTCTTTCTCAAACTCAATATCCCGCCGGTCAAAAAGACAAAGACGGGCCTTTCCACAGACGTCGACGTCCTGGAGGACCTGAGCCGGCAGGGCTACGAGATCGCCGAGGCGCTTCTCGAATACCGCAAATTGTCCAAACTCAAAAGCACTTACGTGGACCCGCTGCCGGCCATGGCCGACGGGGAAAACCGCATCCACACGACATTCAACCAGATCGGGACCGCCACGGGCAGACTCTCCTCGCAAAATCCCAATCTGCAGAATATACCGGTCCGCAGCGAGGAAGGGATCCGGATCCGGGAAGGCTTCGTGGCCGGGCCCGGAAAACGCTTCCTGGGCATCGACTATTCCCAGATCGAACTGCGGGTTTTGGGGGAAATGTCCGGCGACGCCAACCTCATCGAGGCCTACCGGAACGGCGAGGACCTCCACGCGAGAACGGCGGCGCGGCTCTTCGCGGCCCCCGGAGAGACCGTCACCCGGGAACAGCGGGCCATGGCAAAGACCATCAATTTCAGCATTATTTACGGCAAGACCCCCTTCGGGCTCTCCCGGGAACTCAACATCACGCCCCGGGAAGCGGGCGACTACATCGAAAAATATTTCGCCGAATATCCGGCGGTCAAGGATTTTGAGCGCAGGATCATCAAGGGCGCCGAGCAAAAGGGCTGGACGGAAACCTGGTTCAAGCGCAGACGTTATATCGACGGCATCAATTCCGCCAACCGCAACATCAAGAACCAGGCCGAGCGCATGGCGGTCAATTCCGTGATCCAGGGGACGGCCGCCGAGATCATCAAAAAGGCCATGTGCGGGATTTGGGCCTTGATCCGGGATTGTGACGATATCCGGCTCCTGCTGCAGGTCCACGACGAGCTGATCTTCGAGATCGACGAAGACCGCGTCGACTATTGGCAGCCGCGGATTGAGGAAATCATGCGGACTTGCGTGACATTCACCCGGGTGCCCCTCGAAGTCAATAGCAAAGCCGGGCCCGACTGGGCCAAGATCAAATAG
- the whiA gene encoding DNA-binding protein WhiA, translating into MSYTAKVKRELFRLPDLTAAQKTAELAGILSCKNALFPDRVLLQVESLDVAKRVWVLVRELTKLKMGIKYSVSKKLGAHRVFTVQIVRQRGFAEFTRQLTAARDGARTGEGERDAFIRGIFLACGYVKDPRREYALDFFMDNERLAWELFTLFERVGKKASLTKKRSKFLLYLRNAEDIKDLLILMGALGEYFNFENVTILKDLKNKTVRQMNYELANETKTLATGQRQMRMITAIRDKIGFDAMSDVLTEACLARLENPEASLQEIADSLGISKSGLRNRLRRVEEIYKTINAAGENTDGNHS; encoded by the coding sequence ATGTCCTATACGGCCAAAGTCAAGCGCGAGCTCTTCCGGCTGCCCGATCTGACGGCGGCCCAAAAGACGGCGGAGCTGGCGGGAATCCTATCCTGCAAGAACGCCCTCTTTCCCGACCGCGTCCTGCTCCAGGTCGAAAGTCTCGACGTGGCCAAGCGGGTCTGGGTCCTCGTGCGGGAACTCACCAAGCTCAAAATGGGCATTAAATACAGCGTCAGCAAAAAACTGGGGGCCCACCGGGTCTTTACGGTGCAGATCGTCCGGCAGCGGGGATTCGCGGAATTTACGCGGCAGCTGACGGCGGCCCGGGACGGGGCGAGAACGGGAGAAGGGGAGCGGGACGCTTTTATTCGCGGCATTTTCCTCGCCTGCGGCTATGTGAAGGACCCCCGGCGGGAATACGCCCTCGATTTCTTTATGGACAACGAGCGGCTGGCCTGGGAACTGTTTACGCTCTTTGAGCGCGTGGGAAAAAAGGCTTCGCTGACGAAAAAACGCAGCAAATTTCTCCTCTACCTCAGAAACGCCGAGGATATCAAGGACCTCCTGATCCTCATGGGGGCTCTGGGCGAGTATTTTAATTTTGAAAATGTGACGATCTTGAAAGACCTCAAGAATAAGACCGTGAGGCAAATGAACTATGAGCTCGCCAACGAGACAAAGACGCTGGCCACGGGACAGCGGCAAATGCGGATGATTACGGCGATTCGAGATAAGATCGGTTTTGACGCCATGTCCGACGTCCTTACGGAGGCCTGTCTCGCGAGACTTGAGAACCCGGAAGCCTCGTTACAGGAAATCGCCGATTCCCTGGGCATTTCGAAGTCCGGACTCCGGAACAGACTCAGACGGGTAGAGGAAATTTACAAAACCATAAACGCAGCGGGAGAAAATACAGATGGAAATCATTCATGA